The Populus trichocarpa isolate Nisqually-1 chromosome 18, P.trichocarpa_v4.1, whole genome shotgun sequence genomic interval CAATCACTTAAATACTTGTACATCGCACAAGTGGctgtttgattttatcaaaatcattCCTTAGAAATCTCACCATTGAGCAGTGTGATTTTTGTTATTCAGATGGCTTCAACAATGATTTCTTTAGCTTCTGCTACTCCTTCTGCTTCACTTTCTGTGCAAGAAACTCTCAAGGTAGCTATATTTCCCACTTTAATCGCCACTTTCTACTGTTTTTCTCTTCTGGGACATCAGTTTTCTAAGTTTTCTGTTTGGTTATAGGGAAAATGTggcaaatcaaataaaatagacTATGAAAGTAGACgttaaaattcaaaagtttgtattttgttattttcttggcAGCCAAACGGATTTTTATGGTGTGGATCAGGAATTTTAATTGTGGTTTTGGACAGGGAAAGATGAGGCTTGGAAGTAGTAGTGTGAGTACATTGTTTAACAAGGAGAAAGGCAATCCCTCTATCAAGAAAAAGGTATGAATGTTAATTCTTGTATTGTTGggtgcttggtttttttattgaattcttGTTTGCTTGATCCTATGTTTTGTAATTGGTGGAGGATTCGTGATTTTATCTGAAGCAGCAGCTATGTTAGTTTAGAAGTGTAAAAGATGGAGGCTTTGTTGTTTAATCACGTATTTGTTGAAATCATGGGTTTTTTTACCAGTGCATGCTTCTTGTCTTTTGAAGATTTtgatatgatttgatttgaacTTAACATGCATACTTGGGTGGATTCGAGCTTGATATGTTTTAGTTTTGAGATGTGGGTTTGCTGTTTCTGATTTGCAGTCATTTGGCCGGATATCTATGACTGTTGCAGTGAATGTATCCCGTTTCGAGGGTATTGCTATGGCCCCCCCTGATCCTATCCTTGGTGTTTCTGAAGCTTTTAGAGCAGACATAGATGTAAAGAAGCTCAACCTTGGAGTTGGGGCCTACCGAACTGAAGAGTTACAACCTTATGTGCTTGATGTTGTTAAGAAGGTTAGTGCATTTTCTCAGTCTACTTggtatatatttctttaatggCAGTCTAGCTTTGGACCTTTTTCCTTATAAGCAGCAGCAATTGATATGGCAAATCTggaattgattttcattttctaggCTGAGAATCTTATGCTGGAGAGGGGAGAAAACAAAGAGGTATCTTAATACATTCAATTGTAAGAGTGGCCAGAGTTTTTGATCTCCATATTTTCTTCAACTCACCTGACGTAGATCATTTTTATGTAGTATCTCGCAATCGAAGGTTTGGCTGCATTCAATAAGGTGACTGCAGAGTTACTATTCGGAGCAGACAACCAAGTGATAGAGCAACAAAGAGTATGTTGAGGACATaagctttttttctcttctgagaggagtttaattttttatccttgccTCAAAGATATTACTGAAACATAATAATACGTTGATAATAAACTAGATATCGATTTGTATAAAATTTCCAGGTTGCAACTGTTCAAGGTCTCTCGGGCACCGGTTCTCTTCGATTAGCTGCAGCTCTCATTGAGCGATATTTTCCTGGAGCGCAAGTTCTGATATCGTCTCCTACTTGGGGTTTGATATGTCACTTCCTTGTGTTTTTTGTACGATTCAtctaattaatatcaattttaatggcCAACAAACTTGTTTTGCAGGTAATCACAAGAATATTTTCAATGATGCAAGAGTTCCATGGTCAGAGTACCGATACTATGATCCCAAAACAGTTGGCTTGGATTTTGAGGGGATGATATCGGACATAAAGGTTAGGTCTGGAGTAGTTATGCTGCACTCAAAAATTCCCACCaaattgttttgaatcattAGAATCGATGCCCAAGCTAAACACACCATGCTGTTAAATCTTTCAGCTCCTCTTTTGTGCTATTCACTACAATTTGTACTAGTATACTATCCTACCTGTCATACGCAcactccctccctccctccctctagGGTTGGTCAGTGTTCAGGCACATGATTGAACATTACACTATTGGTGCTTGGTATGACaattcagagagagagagaggtggtcTTTCATTATAACCTCGGTTTCAGACTGAATCATTTCTCTAACTCGTGCTATTTTTTCATTACAGGCAGCCCCTGAGGGATCATTTGTGTTGCTACATGGCTGTGCTCACAACCCAACTGGTATTGATCCAACCCCTGAACAATGGGAGAAAATTGCTGATGTCATTCAAGAAAAGAACCATATTCCATTTTTTGATGTTGCCTACCAGGTAAACAATGGTTTAAATCTGATCTGAATAACATTTGcactatcaattttttttcctgctgaACCAAAGATGGTGCCTGTGTGAACTGTAGAATATTTATTGTAGTTTGTTGCTGAAAATTTCTCAAGAATTTAGAATACTGTTTGGgcaatgatatttaatttgaaattttcaatGTACTATTAGGGATTTGCTAGTGGAAGCCTTGATGCAGATGCATCATCAGTGAGGTTGTTTGCTGCACGTGGTATGGAGCTTCTGGTTGCTCAGTCATACAGCAAAAATTTGGGTTTGTATGCCGAAAGAATTGGGGCGATTAATGTTGTCTGCTCATCAGCTGATGCAGCAGCAAGGTGTGATAAACCGATTTACTATATAATACGTGCTATTTTAAACTGctggtttccttttctttccaatGAAAAATGAATGAGATGCCATGCCCTTGTCTGTTGAATCTACTACGTGAGGACATAGATTTTGTATCCTACATTGTGGTATGGAAGAAATGGATTGTATCCTACATTGTGGTATGGAAGAAATGGACTGCATATTTAAGCCTTTTGCTTCTTATTATCGGGTCTccttttgtcaattttgttgTAATTGAGGTCAGGCTGGTGCTGTCAAAGGTGTCCTGCGGACAAGTTGCTAAACAACCAATTTGATAGCTCTCACATTATATTACCtgtttaaatcatgtttttttctttaccttaATTTTCAGGGTTAAGAGCCAACTGAAAAGGATTGCCCGACCAATGTACTCAAATCCTCCTGTTCATGGGGCTAGAATTGTTGCTAATGTTGTTGGGGATCCAGCTCTTTTCAATGAATGGAAGGCAGAGATGGAAATGATGGCTGGGAGGATAAAAAATGTGAGACAGAAGCTATTTGACAGTCTCTCTGCAAAAGATAAAAGTGGGAAAGATTGGTCTTTTATACTGAAGCAGATTGGCATGTTTTCCTTCACTGGCTTGAACAAAGCTCAGGTAATTGTTCCTCAAATCTTTATCAAGTTTTGGATCTCGTGTGCTTCTTTTGGtagaatcattaaaaaaactttcatcatcttcatgtttttctacatttcttcttattttatagTCACGGGTGAATTTGTTCTCTCTCATTTCTCCCCTATGAACCTCAGACTTCTCCATTTGTCATCATTAAATCGGTGGTTATCATAAAACATTTGCTGCCAGTCTGTTCTTCACACTGCTGCAATTGCTTAAGCTATTCAATTATTAAACTTCTCTTCTGTGTACCATGCAGCATTGTTTCCCTAACTTCTGATCTTTTGTGTTTCTCTTCTCGTCTGATCAGAGCGATAATATGACCAACAAGTGGCATGTTTATATGACGAAGGATGGAAGAATATCCTTGGCTGGACTGTCTTTGGCCAAATGTGAATACCTTGCTGATGCAATTATTGACTCCTACCACAATGTCAGTTGAAAGAATGATGAACAGGCATTATAACCAACAAGTAAAAAGTTTTATCACTAAACTGTTTTACTGAGTTGATATTATTTTACGGAAGTTTTGTAATAATGTTCACTGGTATTTGACTGAAACAAATCCATGCAAACCGAGTTTTGATAGGCTGTTTATTACATCCCAGCTGGGGCTAAGCTATATTTTCACTGGTCATGGTATCAGTTTCTTCTCTTCTCAAGACATTCTCCTTTTGGAGATCGCTTCCACCTTTATTAGGGAAGGACAGAAGAATTGCAGCACTGAGCAGAGCTCTCTGCTGAAGCCTTGACACCCAAAAGATCAATAAAACTCCAAGAGATAGAAAATGCCATTTTACAGATTCTCTCAAGTTGCTGTAAAAATGACTGATTATGTGCATGGCCATGAGATTGACAATGAGCTTGATGCGCAGAAATAAATTTTGGGAGTGCTATTTTACTGATTCTATAAACTTTGCTTCAATTTACAAATGTGGTGAAGATCCCGATGCTCTTCAAATCCATCTATATCAACCTTCTTGACCGAAATAACCAAAGATATGAATTATCTAGAATACATCAAAATATGCACATAAGAAACTTAGAAAGCGCAGTGGATCGATAATTCATCTAATACAAAACTTAAGCAGAGGCAGCACCATCCAAAAACAGTTTCTTTGATGCGCCTTGTCGTTGACCTCTGGAAGTTGTAGGCTGTGGAACTCTTAGTGTCCCTCCAAGCTCAAGAGGAACTAATGGGACGAGAGAGTGCACAACATCTGTTATGAGAGGGCGGTAACTTGGCTCTGGTTGAATACACAACACGGCTACTGCTGCAACCTGCAGATATTGCTATCCAATTAGCCAACTCAAGCAAATTCGCAAATACTACCAACTCCACATCAACCCTAAAATCACCTAAGCATCGCCTAACTCAAGGCAAATGCACTCAGCACTCACCGACAAGCTTCTTAGTTCAACAATCATTCTCTCCTAACTTGCTGATGATAACATTTAGGGCAGAATAGATCGATATAACCTCTGAATAAACCTCACCAAAGGCAAATTTTTGCTGTGCCCACTCACAACTACCAACCAATccagatttattattttaaggaaaaaacctTCTTCAGGGTTGGTTTGCATTAGTTAATAGTCAACAGTCAACTTGGAGTTCACCTCAAACTTCTAGACTGTACAAATTCAATTGGAGAAGTAAACTATGGTTTTTATGGTTCACAAACCTGGAACAAGTACTTCTCATCTACTGAATCTCTGATCACAGGATCCACAATGGTTGGAAGCACAGCTCTGTTAGTGAGCTGAGGCatggcctgcatttaaaatagCTAGAGCATTAAATATAGTTATcgaaatcttgattttttgccTCTCAAAAGACATTAATTTTTTGGATATGGAGCTAACATACCCATGTTACTATAGATTGGCAATGAGCTGGTGTCAGTTTTTCTACAGGCCTTCTTCCTAATAGAAGCTCTAGAAGCACAACTCCAAAAGCATAGACATCACTCTTATCCGTCAATTCACCTacaatatttcaaaaagtaaTTGTTGATAAGGGAAGAGAAAATGGCAAAATGCAAAGCAAATACGATGTGATTTCAGTCATTTGCATTTCGCTGACATTTTTTTCATCGATTGTCATGTGATTTGCTCTGTTAATGGCAtccttaaaagaattatttggtTGATGAACCTTGAGTGTGTCATACTCTTAGCCACATCATCTCCAAAATAAAGGGCTGACCACAGAATATTCAAGTGTTATAGATTGTGAAAGCCAAAACACACAATAGTATTTTACACTTTGACCAAAAAATTCTTTGATAGAAAATGCATAATTTAGAGATGCTTTGACCATGCTATCCGAGATTCATTACTTCTAAGCTCATGAATTCATGCAAAATGCATCAGTCTTCTCCCTCAATTCACCTACACTAAACtagttcttatatatatatataaaaaaaaaagtggcttCTCAACTCAACTCCATCATCTAGCTAACGAGTCAAAACTACTGATGTCAAAATATAACCAGTTCAGTTAGCATACCATCTAACATATACTCTGGGGCTACATAACCCACAGTGCCTGAAAGCTTGAGCTTTTTCTTGTTATGAGAGCTATCAGCTACAGCAAGACCAAAATCTGACAGCTGAATTCAAACAcaagttgagagagagagagattgaaatatttgaaagttgaattaatttaacaaaactcAAAAATCTTATACATTTTTACCTTGGCATTGAAGTTGGCGTCCAAAAGAATATTCGATGATTTCAGATCTCTATGGATCACTGCTGGCTTGCAGAATTCATGCAGATATTCTAATCCTCTATAGTCAACaagttgaaataaataaatactccGAGAATCAAAAGCAAACAagcaaaagaaatttaaaaatctacAGAAAAGATAAAATCTCACCTTGCTGTATCAAGAGCAATTTTCAACCTTAAATGCCAATTTAGTGAAGATCCACGAGAAGGTCCTAAAGAATCAACGAAAAtccagggaaaaaaaagagagaaatatattAACACTTCTCTATTTCAAAATCCCAAAACTCATCTACCATGACACAGTAAACCCTAGTAAAAAAATGAGACAGATATTTTACCATGCAGTAGATCTTCAAGGCACCCATTTGGCATTAACTCATAAATAATGAACCCCATCTCCTCATGAACACTAAAACCCACAATAGAAATTATATTTGGATGGTGAAATTTGCTTAACAAATCCACCTCATTCTGCAATTCCAATGAATAATAAATCGCCATCAAGAAAAAgcaaagctaaaaaaagaaaatgatgcaaTCAAttctaccagaaaattgatgatACCTCAAATTCTCTCTGCGCATCATCAGTTGCGCAGTCTAGTTTCTTGACTGCAGCACTTGAGTCATCTTCCATTACAGCCTTATATACACGTCCAAATCCTCCCTTTCCCAACAATTTATCATCGCCAAAATTGTTTGTTCCTTTCTCTAGTATCTTATACTCAATTAATGAAACAGATCCCCTATTACTAACCATTTTCAAGGAACTGAATTTGCCCAAAAATGGTGCCAATGAAAGCCCTTTCTCCACATCTTCAcatcaaagcaaaacaaaccaaagaattaTTAACATAAAGCACAACAACAACCATAAATGTTGAAGTAAACTAGAGATGGGGTGTTGGTAAAAAGAAACCGAAGTACCTGAACACCGAgtagcttttttcttttgtgaggACTTCTTATAGTAAATGAAACAAGAACACAAAGAAAGAAGGATGATAACAAGTATGCAACAAGCAACAATGAGCAACAAGATTATTTTCCTGTGGAGGTCATCATGCTGGTGGTGGTCTTTGATTCCCATTTCCGATTCAACCCCTGGTCAAATTATACAAAGAAGCAGACTTTTTAGCTTTTTAAGCttttacaaaaaggaaagaaccaTAAAAACTAAATCTTGAGACTTTATCAACAATGTGCAGAGAGATGGGATCATGCCAAAGTGCTAAACTCTTTGTTACGTGTAGTGTGAAGTCATGAATGCACTAGATTTTGCagtcctttttttaaatttgaaacgGAAAGTTTGAATCTTTGAAAGAACTTAAACCACCACAAAatcatttcttttgaaaaaacaaaaagggccCTTTCAAGTACCTGGAGAGAAGGCAGTCATTGAAGTTGAAATAGGAGAAATGAGAGAGGGAGATGGTGAAGGGACAGGTGGGTCTTCTTGTACGGCATGAACTACTACTAGAcacaaatgaaaaaaccaaatgGGAACTGTTTGAGGAACAAGAACAAGATGAAGAAGcttcattgtttgtttgtttctaaGTGCAAAGAACACATGAAGACAGAGATATGTTAGGACTTCTGTTCCTTAGCCCGCTAGGTTCAAAAAAGACAGACTAACAGAAAGAGAAGTTACAAACTTGCAAGTGGTGGAACATCATGGGAAGGGAGTGTATATTGTTAAAACTTTGGTTTGGATCTTCTCCTAGTTCTTGGACTTGCCTTTCCTTttcctgaatattttttaattctttttttattttcttttaaaactgtTATTCCATGTTTAAAAGGGAGAGAAAAGGGGACAAAAAGGAGGCAGAAAAAAGAAacctatttatgtttttaagtcATTAAGTGGGGGCCACTACACCACAATCATGTGGGCAGTTGTGGGGGCAAAatagtaaataacaaaattatttatgacaAAAGGCTGTTGCCTGCAAGAGCCCATTTACTTCCCAGCATGGAAGACAGGTAAATTCCAATTTGTTTTTCGCATTTTGGAGTTTCTCATGTTAAAACCCATTTGCCCTGAATCAGCGGCAccgtttgtttttatttgaaattatgttttggtatatttaaatttgtgtttggctgattttttttaatatttttttatgattttgattttaatatgtcaaaaaataaagaaaaaaattaatttttaaatttttaaataaaaaatattttatatcacaGCACCAAACACTCATTAAAATTTgctaatgaaaattaaaatgtcttttttccattttaattttttagatccttttaaAATAGCATGGTCATAAGATATGATCTTGAATCAATCTAATTCAATGTTCGAGTCGTAAATAAGAAATCCAtgttaactaaaaataaattgaaataatgatccaattttaatttaacatattatcaaattaacttattgaattaattagacCAGAACTAAGATCTTAACAACTTGAAACTTAAAAggggaaaataataatttttgtcagttgaattttttttttatttttttctctttgttttttttgtttgttttttttgtttggaaaaatcAATCTCATACTCAATGATGGACACCCATTTTAAtttaggggtgagaaaaaaatataaaaactgattaaatcgagaaaattgaaaaaaaaataaccgaaaaaaccgaaccgtgaaaaaaaaccgattaaaattttgaaaaaactgaccggttcggttcggttttataagatTGAAACCtaaaaaccgaacccaaactgaaaaaaactgagccaaaccgagAAAAAACCGATTtcggtattttaaaaaaaataaattcagtatagttattttttttataaaatcaaaccaaactaaaaataatcactcctattttaatttatcaaaaatagaAATAGGATTTGATTGGAAATGTTTTGCAATGACCTAGCAAGCAGGCTTTGATTGCCATTGGTTTAGGtgtcttgttcaattttttttattttatttttcattttatttgatttgattcgaAGAAAATGTCAACTTGAAACCTGTTGGCACAGCTTAATCATCATATGACTTcgattataataatttttccctTTGATTTCGTTTTCAGTCGTTTGGCCTTTCGTTTTCTCGCATTTCTGTATAGATTTGTGTAATGTTTTTTGAACTTCCCAGGTGGCAGCGTCTCCAACGTCATCGTCTCCTCGTTTCGAATTCTAATAGATCTGTAAGAAAATTGATGTATATAAAGTTAATACAATATGTCTGGAACCAAAtcgttaaatttaatttaatttaatttaatttataagaatatttgaattcaattgatcttattataattcttatgtttagaataaaatattcaattatataattatattcaattatattgttTGTGATACTTGTGAAAAcgaattaaattgataatcttaattatgtttttcttaattaagaaattatttttttaatattaatttatatattttgattctaCATCTTGAACTGTGGGGATTTTGGTAAAAACAGAGTTATTTTGTAGGGTTTTTTAGGGAAAAGAAAGGCGTggatatttctaaaatattaatttcaatattaattttgcattaatttttttttttaagaaaaacttgaCCTCTGTTCAACTTTCCACTAAACCAATAGACACAGCATGCCTGGCAAAAGCAAATGAGCCTGGCTGGATTTCACTTCGTCTGATTTATCGagttaataaaaattcaaaatggaaatagatattaaaaattctGTAACCATTAAAGGTTCATCGAAATTGGAAAGAggtatttattaattaactttatgtgtgaaaaatgaattaaattaaaataggtGCTAAAATCGCTATCATggtcatgaatttaataaaaattcaataggggaatatatattaaaatcattattgtAATCATTAAGCTAATAAAAATTGGGAAAGTAAGTTAGTAAAAATCGAAAAAGGTAAATAATTAACCATgtgcatggaaaataaattgaaattacaaaGTATATTGTACTcattaagttaataaaaaactcaaggaaatttaataaaaacaggAATTAAAACAGTTATTAAAAACACTGAttaagttaataaaagattaaaaatatttcagtcAAATCAAATATTTCGCATGAATAGTAGTTATTATAATATAGTTAAACAcgttaaattttgtttgtcaTTGCAGTCTAACAACAacgtttttaaattttttaattttaaagtaatatttttttatttttttaatgtactagtatcaaaaataaattttaaaaaataaataaataacttattttaatgaatttctaaaaataatacttttaaaaaataatatctatttcAATTCCAAAGAGACACTAATACatataaacttgaaaataaaattatactaatcaggaatattaatttaaaactcaattcattCATTGCCACTCTCCATCCCTCCCTGCCTCTTaccataagatttttttatctttcagttTATCATTGGTGCTCCTTCACAGGCGATAGCAACTTTATCAGCAATTACTCCCATAGCTGCAAAACATTATCCAAGAGTCGATCAAGTTTAAGTTCATGGTCAAGATGatcgagtttaaaaaaaaattaaaaaggattcTCTAAACAGAATAATCatcatttacaaaatattttataaacaaaataaaagaaaaaatgatattgatctaaatataaatatttttaaaaataaatatataaaagaagcgttcattgaaaaaaaaaaaaacgacccTGGCCAGCCCGTTTGGCCCATTTTATTAAGGCCCCGCACGGGCCTGCCCTAATAAACTCACACAAccgagccttttttttttgttgcaccTGGGGCAAACAATACGTCATCTAATCTTGCCCAGATCCCGGGTGGCAGGAATATCgaggcttaattttttttacctaaaaacccgtttttcaatatatttttgacccaaaacaccttAAGAATCATGATAAACCTATTCATGAcctcaaaaaaaccaaaaaaccatcatggaaaccaaaatcaaccggaacaaaaaattcaatccaagcttatatatgttttttttcacgaactttaaagataaaaaaacatctaatatgaACTCCCCTCGTCATAATGaataatttgacataaaaattatttgttttggtggTCTAAATCTGTCCCAGTATCATGTTTATCTCTctatgtttttctctttatctcTAGAATTCAGTGacctctccctctcttctctctaaaTCAGGGActgaaacataataaaaataaacatttgtaccaaaatataatttgaaaatattgagataccaaaattatataatctgcgttattttttaagtttgaggatcaaagtgcatcttatttgaaatttatagCATGTCATTcatgtttg includes:
- the LOC7465406 gene encoding aspartate aminotransferase, chloroplastic; the encoded protein is MASTMISLASATPSASLSVQETLKGKMRLGSSSVSTLFNKEKGNPSIKKKSFGRISMTVAVNVSRFEGIAMAPPDPILGVSEAFRADIDVKKLNLGVGAYRTEELQPYVLDVVKKAENLMLERGENKEYLAIEGLAAFNKVTAELLFGADNQVIEQQRVATVQGLSGTGSLRLAAALIERYFPGAQVLISSPTWGNHKNIFNDARVPWSEYRYYDPKTVGLDFEGMISDIKAAPEGSFVLLHGCAHNPTGIDPTPEQWEKIADVIQEKNHIPFFDVAYQGFASGSLDADASSVRLFAARGMELLVAQSYSKNLGLYAERIGAINVVCSSADAAARVKSQLKRIARPMYSNPPVHGARIVANVVGDPALFNEWKAEMEMMAGRIKNVRQKLFDSLSAKDKSGKDWSFILKQIGMFSFTGLNKAQSDNMTNKWHVYMTKDGRISLAGLSLAKCEYLADAIIDSYHNVS
- the LOC7458403 gene encoding probable receptor-like protein kinase At1g80640; this encodes MKLLHLVLVPQTVPIWFFHLCLVVVHAVQEDPPVPSPSPSLISPISTSMTAFSPGVESEMGIKDHHQHDDLHRKIILLLIVACCILVIILLSLCSCFIYYKKSSQKKKATRCSDVEKGLSLAPFLGKFSSLKMVSNRGSVSLIEYKILEKGTNNFGDDKLLGKGGFGRVYKAVMEDDSSAAVKKLDCATDDAQREFENEVDLLSKFHHPNIISIVGFSVHEEMGFIIYELMPNGCLEDLLHGPSRGSSLNWHLRLKIALDTARGLEYLHEFCKPAVIHRDLKSSNILLDANFNAKLSDFGLAVADSSHNKKKLKLSGTVGYVAPEYMLDGELTDKSDVYAFGVVLLELLLGRRPVEKLTPAHCQSIVTWAMPQLTNRAVLPTIVDPVIRDSVDEKYLFQVAAVAVLCIQPEPSYRPLITDVVHSLVPLVPLELGGTLRVPQPTTSRGQRQGASKKLFLDGAASA